One window from the genome of Opisthocomus hoazin isolate bOpiHoa1 chromosome 11, bOpiHoa1.hap1, whole genome shotgun sequence encodes:
- the EMC3 gene encoding ER membrane protein complex subunit 3 encodes MSEPELLLDSNIRLWVVLPIVFITFFVGMIRHYVSVLLQSDKRLTQEQVSDSQVLIRSRVLRENGKYIPKQSFLTRKYFFNNPEDGFFKKTKRKVVPPSPMTDPTMLTDMMKGNVTNVLPMILIGGWINMTFSGFVTTKVPFPLTLRFKPMLQQGIELLTLDASWVSSASWYFLNVFGLRSIYTLILGQDNAADQSRVMQEQMTGAAMAMPADTNKAFKTEWEALELTDHQWALEDVEEELMAKDLHFEGMFKEELQTSIF; translated from the exons ATGAGCGAGCCCGAGCTGCTGCTGGACTCCAACATCCGGCTGTGGGTGGTGCTGCCCATCGTCTTCATCACCTTCTTCGTGGGCATGATCCGGCACTACGTGTCCGTCCTGCTGCAGAGCGACAAGAGGCTGACGCAGGAGCAGGTGTCCGACAG CCAAGTCCTGATCCGGAGCAGGGTCCTGCGGGAGAACGGGAAGTACATCCCGAAGCAG tcttTCCTGACTcggaagtatttttttaataacccAGAGGATggattttttaagaaaacaaaaagaaaagtagtGCCTCCTTCACCAATGACAG ATCCTACCATGTTGACAGATATGATGAAAGGGAATGTAACCAATGTTCTGCCTATGATCCTCATCGGTGGTTGGATTAACATGACATTTTCAGGATTTGTCACAA CAAAGGTCCCATTTCCTCTGACGCTGCGTTTTAAACCAATGTTGCAGCAGGGAATTGAACTGCTCACTTTAGATGCGTCCTG GGTGAGCTCTGCTTCCTGGTACTTCTTGAATGTGTTTGGACTCAGAAGCATTTATACTCTCATCCTGGGCCAAGATAATG CTGCAGATCAGTCTAGGGTGATGCAAGAACAAATGACAGGGGCAGCAATGGCCATGCCAGCAGATACTAACAAAGCATTTAAG ACGGAATGGGAAGCTTTAGAACTGACTGATCATCAGTGGGCCTTAGAAGATGTAGAAGAAGAGCTCATGGCAAAAGACCTCCATTTTGAAGGCATGTTTAAGGAAGAACTTCAGACCTCCATCTTCTGA